In the Populus trichocarpa isolate Nisqually-1 chromosome 1, P.trichocarpa_v4.1, whole genome shotgun sequence genome, one interval contains:
- the LOC7460530 gene encoding GATA transcription factor 1, with protein MESLDTAACFMVDDLLDFCSDIGEEEDGEEHQRNSKKSRRALPSLNPNALHPASFNVLEHSLLPEFAEEELEWLSNKDAFPTVETCFGSLSGEPGSIPKHHSPVSVLENSTTSSTSNSGNSSNSNIIMSYCRLRVPVKARSKRHHRHPREIQEQECWWSQENFITRKPAVSVAKLGRKCQHCGVEKTPQWRAGPDGPKTLCNACGVRYKSGRLVPEYRPANSPTFSSKLHSNSHRKVVEMRRQKQMTGLLVAKPMDKG; from the exons ATGGAGTCTCTAGACACGGCTGCTTGTTTCATGGTGGATGACCTTTTGGACTTCTGTTCTGATATAGGAGAGGAAGAGGATGGTGAAGAACACCAGAGGAACAGCAAAAAATCCAGAAGGGCACTTCCTTCCCTTAACCCTAATGCCCTTCACCCGGCTTCTTTCAACGTTTTGGAACATAGTTTGTTACCT GAATTTGCAGAGGAAGAGCTGGAATGGTTATCGAACAAAGATGCGTTCCCAACAGTCGAAACTTGCTTCGGTAGCCTCTCCGGTGAGCCAGGCAGCATTCCCAAGCACCACAGCCCAGTTTCCGTGCTCGAAAACAGCACTACTAGCAGCACCAGCAACAGTGGCAATAGCAGTAATAGTAACATTATTATGAGTTACTGTCGACTTCGCGTGCCTGTTAAGGCTCGTAGCAAGCGCCACCATAGACACCCTCGAGAAATCCAAGAGCAAGAGTGTTGGTGGAGTCAGGAAAATTTCATAACGAGGAAACCGGCTGTGTCAGTAGCAAAATTGGGGAGAAAATGTCAGCATTGTGGTGTTGAAAAGACTCCACAATGGCGGGCAGGTCCAGATGGACCTAAAACATTGTGTAATGCTTGTGGGGTGAGATACAAGTCTGGTAGATTGGTGCCTGAGTACCGACCTGCAAATAGTCCAACGTTCTCCAGCAAATTGCACTCGAATTCGCATAGGAAGGTTGTGGAGATGAGGAGGCAGAAGCAGATGACGGGGTTACTTGTTGCGAAGCCGATGGATAAAGGGTAG